From Phenylobacterium immobile (ATCC 35973), a single genomic window includes:
- a CDS encoding aspartate aminotransferase family protein, which translates to MNAVTPTLPNDLDAFWMPFTANRAFKAEPRLFSRAKDMHYFTPEGRAVLDGTAGLWCSNAGHCRAPIVAAIQAEAANLDFAPTFNLGHPRAFELASRLTQVFPAELTRVFFVNSGSEAVDTALKMALAYHRANGEGTRTRLIGRQRGYHGVGFGGISVGGLVNNRRAFVTLPGVDHLTHTLNMAETAFTQGQPAWGAHLADELEALVALHGAETIAAVIVEPLAGSTGVLVPPVGYLERLREITAKHGILLIFDEVISGFGRLGAASAAQRLGVTPDLMTLAKGITNAAVPMGAVLAQEFIYDRIVNGAPAGIEFFHGNTYSGHPLAVAAALATLDVYAEEQLFERAAALEPYWQAAVHRLAEAPNVIDVRNLGLVAGIELKPRVDAPGARATEVFHACFDEGLLIRVTGDIIALSPPLIVSDSQIDEMVDKIADVLERTA; encoded by the coding sequence ATGAACGCCGTGACCCCGACGCTGCCGAACGACCTCGACGCCTTCTGGATGCCGTTCACCGCGAACCGCGCCTTCAAGGCTGAGCCGCGGCTGTTCTCGCGCGCCAAGGACATGCACTATTTCACGCCGGAAGGCCGGGCGGTGCTGGACGGCACGGCAGGACTCTGGTGCTCGAACGCCGGCCACTGCCGGGCGCCGATCGTGGCGGCGATCCAGGCGGAGGCGGCGAACCTCGATTTCGCGCCGACCTTCAACCTCGGCCACCCGCGCGCCTTCGAGCTGGCGTCGCGCCTGACCCAAGTCTTCCCGGCCGAGCTGACGCGGGTGTTCTTCGTCAACTCCGGTTCGGAAGCGGTGGATACGGCCCTGAAGATGGCGCTGGCCTATCACCGGGCGAACGGCGAAGGGACGCGCACCCGCCTGATCGGCCGCCAGCGCGGCTACCATGGGGTGGGGTTCGGCGGGATTTCGGTGGGCGGCCTGGTCAACAACCGCCGCGCCTTCGTGACCCTGCCCGGCGTCGACCACCTGACCCACACCCTGAACATGGCCGAGACGGCCTTCACCCAAGGCCAGCCCGCCTGGGGCGCGCATCTCGCCGATGAGCTGGAGGCCCTGGTCGCCCTGCATGGGGCCGAGACCATCGCCGCCGTGATCGTCGAGCCGCTGGCCGGCTCCACCGGCGTGCTGGTTCCGCCCGTGGGCTATCTGGAGCGTCTGCGCGAGATCACGGCCAAGCACGGCATCCTGTTGATCTTCGACGAGGTCATCTCAGGCTTCGGCCGCCTGGGCGCGGCCTCGGCGGCGCAGCGGCTGGGCGTGACGCCGGACCTGATGACGCTGGCCAAGGGCATCACCAACGCCGCCGTGCCGATGGGCGCGGTGCTGGCGCAGGAGTTCATCTACGACCGCATCGTGAACGGCGCGCCGGCGGGCATCGAGTTCTTCCACGGCAACACCTATTCCGGCCATCCGCTAGCGGTGGCCGCGGCGCTGGCGACGCTCGACGTCTACGCTGAGGAGCAGCTGTTCGAACGGGCCGCGGCCCTGGAGCCCTACTGGCAGGCCGCGGTGCATCGCCTGGCGGAAGCGCCGAACGTCATCGACGTGCGCAACCTGGGGCTGGTTGCGGGTATCGAGCTTAAGCCACGGGTGGACGCGCCCGGCGCGCGGGCGACCGAGGTGTTCCATGCCTGTTTTGATGAAGGCCTGCTGATCCGGGTTACGGGCGACATTATCGCGCTTTCGCCGCCGCTGATTGTCTCGGACTCCCAGATCGACGAGATGGTCGACAAGATCGCCGATGTGCTGGAGCGCACCGCCTGA
- a CDS encoding cupin domain-containing protein has protein sequence MSDDVKSRLRAVRLHFGLSQRALAKRAGVPSSSVSLIEGGKVSPSVGSLKRLVDAMGMSLAEFFSFEAPQHDQIFFRADELLPIAQGAVSYRQVGHDLSRSLLQILCETYQPGADSGRVRLSHEGEEGGVVISGQLEVTVGEEKRLLGPGDAYLFRSEVPHRFRNIAEAPCVLITACTPPTF, from the coding sequence GTGTCAGACGATGTCAAATCGAGGCTGAGGGCCGTTCGCCTGCACTTCGGCCTCAGCCAGCGGGCGCTGGCCAAGCGGGCCGGGGTGCCGTCGAGTTCGGTGTCGCTGATCGAGGGGGGCAAGGTGAGCCCCTCGGTCGGCTCGCTGAAGCGGCTGGTCGACGCCATGGGCATGTCGCTGGCGGAGTTCTTCAGCTTCGAGGCGCCGCAGCACGACCAGATCTTCTTCCGCGCCGACGAACTGCTGCCGATCGCGCAAGGCGCGGTAAGCTATCGCCAGGTGGGCCACGACCTGTCGCGCTCGCTGCTGCAGATCCTGTGCGAAACCTACCAGCCGGGCGCCGACAGCGGCCGGGTGCGCCTCTCCCACGAGGGCGAGGAGGGCGGCGTCGTCATCTCCGGCCAGCTGGAGGTGACGGTAGGCGAGGAGAAGCGCCTGCTGGGCCCGGGCGACGCCTACCTGTTCCGCAGCGAGGTGCCGCACCGGTTCCGCAACATCGCTGAGGCGCCTTGCGTGCTGATCACCGCCTGCACGCCCCCCACCTTCTAG